A genomic stretch from Azospirillum lipoferum 4B includes:
- a CDS encoding protein-L-isoaspartate(D-aspartate) O-methyltransferase, with the protein MANVNRQRQRMVDTQIARRGIRSEPVLNAMRAVPRDHFVAPEMVEFAYEDTPLPIGEEQTISQPSVVAAMIDAAEVGADDRVLEVGAGSGYVAALLGHIARQGGGRVFAVERHPNLAQSARRRLQDLGFGDVTVRTGDGTEGWPEEAPFDVILVSAGGPEVPRALMDQLAIGGRMVIPVGARRDQTLVKIVRHGETEFEREERDRVSFVPLIGAQGWTEDGTRSASTHNPGRRPGEPPTTLPEMIADAAEPLPDLDSPDFGRLFDRWGDRRVVLLGEASHGTSEFYRARAAITKRLIERHGFTIVAVEADWPDAAVIDRYVRHRPGGRAEEAPFQRFPSWMWRNTDVAAFLDWLHDRNGSQPPERRAGFYGLDMYNMGGSIAAVLDYLDRVDPEAAAAARERYGCLTPWQRDPATYGRAALSGGFRKCEAAVIEQCRALLEKRLDYAGEDGDRFLDATQNARLIASAERYYRIMYYGGADSWNLRDTHMFETLANLLEAKGPDAKAVVWAHNSHIGDARQTDMGITRDELNIGQLCRERFGAEAALIGFGTHGGTVAAATDWDGAMEVKRVRPSRGDSYERLCHDAGVPHFLLDLQAERNGAVRRALLTPRLERFIGVIYRPETELWSHYSEATLPGQFDAWVWFDETTAVTPLGPEHARTDVPDTYPFGL; encoded by the coding sequence GTGGCCAACGTCAATCGCCAGCGCCAGCGGATGGTCGACACCCAGATCGCCCGCCGCGGCATCCGCTCCGAACCCGTCCTCAACGCCATGCGTGCCGTCCCGCGCGACCATTTCGTCGCGCCCGAGATGGTCGAGTTCGCCTATGAGGACACGCCCCTGCCCATCGGGGAGGAGCAGACGATCTCGCAGCCCAGCGTCGTCGCCGCGATGATCGATGCGGCGGAGGTCGGCGCGGACGACAGGGTGCTGGAGGTCGGGGCCGGCTCCGGCTATGTCGCGGCGCTGCTGGGCCACATCGCCCGCCAGGGCGGGGGCCGCGTCTTCGCGGTCGAACGGCACCCCAATCTGGCCCAGTCGGCCCGGCGCCGGCTGCAGGATCTGGGGTTCGGCGACGTGACGGTGCGCACCGGCGACGGGACGGAGGGGTGGCCGGAGGAAGCGCCCTTCGACGTCATCCTGGTGTCGGCCGGCGGGCCGGAGGTGCCGAGGGCCCTGATGGACCAGCTCGCCATCGGCGGGCGAATGGTGATCCCGGTCGGCGCCCGCCGCGATCAGACGCTGGTGAAGATCGTCCGCCATGGTGAGACGGAGTTCGAACGGGAGGAGCGGGACCGCGTGTCCTTCGTGCCGCTGATCGGCGCCCAGGGCTGGACGGAGGACGGCACGCGGTCGGCCAGCACCCACAATCCGGGACGGCGGCCGGGGGAGCCGCCGACCACCCTGCCGGAGATGATCGCCGATGCCGCCGAACCCCTGCCGGATCTCGACAGCCCCGACTTCGGCCGGCTGTTCGACCGTTGGGGCGACCGCCGCGTCGTGCTGCTGGGCGAGGCGAGCCACGGAACCTCGGAGTTCTACCGCGCCCGCGCCGCCATCACCAAGAGACTGATCGAGCGGCACGGCTTCACCATCGTTGCCGTGGAGGCCGATTGGCCGGACGCCGCCGTGATCGACCGCTATGTCCGCCACCGCCCCGGCGGCCGGGCGGAAGAGGCGCCCTTCCAGCGCTTCCCCAGCTGGATGTGGCGGAACACCGACGTCGCCGCCTTTCTCGATTGGCTGCATGATCGCAACGGCAGCCAGCCGCCGGAACGCCGCGCCGGGTTCTACGGTCTCGACATGTACAACATGGGCGGGTCCATCGCCGCGGTGCTGGACTATCTCGATCGCGTCGATCCGGAGGCGGCGGCGGCGGCGCGCGAGCGCTACGGCTGCCTGACGCCCTGGCAGCGCGATCCCGCCACCTATGGCCGCGCGGCGCTGTCCGGCGGCTTCCGCAAATGCGAGGCGGCGGTGATCGAGCAGTGCCGGGCCTTGCTGGAAAAGCGGCTGGATTATGCGGGGGAGGACGGCGACCGCTTCCTCGACGCCACCCAGAACGCCCGCCTGATCGCTTCGGCCGAGCGCTATTACCGCATCATGTATTACGGCGGGGCGGACAGCTGGAACCTGCGCGACACCCATATGTTCGAAACGCTCGCGAACCTGCTGGAGGCCAAGGGGCCGGACGCCAAGGCGGTGGTCTGGGCCCACAACTCCCACATCGGCGATGCCCGCCAGACCGACATGGGCATCACCCGCGACGAGCTGAACATCGGCCAGCTTTGCCGCGAACGCTTCGGTGCGGAGGCTGCGCTGATCGGCTTCGGCACCCACGGCGGTACGGTCGCGGCGGCCACCGACTGGGACGGCGCCATGGAGGTGAAGCGGGTTCGGCCATCGCGCGGCGACAGCTATGAACGGCTCTGCCACGACGCGGGAGTGCCGCACTTCCTGCTCGACCTTCAGGCGGAGCGGAACGGGGCGGTGCGGCGCGCCCTGCTGACGCCGCGGCTGGAACGCTTCATCGGCGTCATCTACCGCCCCGAGACGGAGCTGTGGAGCCACTATTCCGAAGCCACCCTGCCCGGCCAGTTCGACGCCTGGGTCTGGTTCGACGAGACGACCGCCGTCACCCCGCTGGGGCCGGAACACGCCCGGACCGACGTGCCCGACACCTATCCCTTCGGGCTGTGA